Proteins encoded within one genomic window of Halopiger aswanensis:
- a CDS encoding FxLYD domain-containing protein produces the protein MTRSESTSRSRRRLLASLGAGAVAVAGAGCTGSGGLDGEPSYEEGNVGDVNASSDANRSAEEMVTAEALAQQEPNNSVTPLESLSLVDHEFVVEDGYLGSTIQGTVQNTGGDRVQLVEVRTRIYNGSGNLIGRYFASTGDLDANAAWEFQVVVLEAPADVAAYDITVLGTPS, from the coding sequence ATGACGCGCTCGGAGTCGACGAGCCGGTCACGCCGCCGCCTCCTCGCGTCGCTCGGTGCGGGCGCCGTCGCGGTAGCCGGAGCCGGCTGTACCGGCAGCGGCGGTCTCGACGGCGAGCCGTCCTACGAGGAAGGCAACGTGGGCGACGTCAACGCCAGCAGCGACGCCAACCGCTCCGCCGAGGAGATGGTGACGGCCGAGGCGCTGGCCCAACAGGAACCGAACAACTCGGTGACGCCGCTCGAGTCGCTCTCGCTGGTCGACCACGAGTTCGTCGTCGAGGACGGCTACCTCGGCTCGACGATCCAGGGGACGGTCCAGAACACGGGCGGCGACCGAGTCCAACTCGTCGAAGTCCGGACCCGGATCTACAACGGCTCCGGTAATCTGATCGGTCGCTACTTCGCGAGTACGGGCGATCTCGACGCCAATGCGGCGTGGGAGTTCCAGGTGGTCGTGCTCGAGGCGCCGGCCGACGTCGCGGCGTACGATATTACGGTGCTGGGAACGCCGTCCTGA
- a CDS encoding DUF7521 family protein, with protein MSSYAVETPTTIALAVVKTLVLVVGGVITYFAYKAYQRTRQRPLGYLAGGFGLVTLGLFLAGLLTELLGVSLMVGILLESLLVLAGFLVIAYSLYAT; from the coding sequence ATGAGTTCCTACGCCGTGGAGACCCCGACCACGATCGCGCTCGCCGTCGTCAAGACCCTCGTACTGGTCGTCGGCGGGGTCATCACGTACTTCGCGTACAAGGCCTACCAGCGGACGCGCCAGCGACCGTTGGGCTACCTCGCGGGCGGGTTCGGCCTCGTGACGCTGGGCCTGTTCCTCGCCGGCCTGCTGACCGAACTGCTCGGCGTCTCGCTGATGGTGGGGATCCTCCTCGAGAGTCTGCTGGTGCTCGCTGGCTTTCTCGTGATCGCCTACTCGCTGTACGCGACGTAA
- a CDS encoding PspA/IM30 family protein — MGILSRTSYVIRSKINSLLNRAEDPTETLDYSYEQMRDQLQEVKRGIADLTTQKKRLEMQKRRLEENVEKHNEQARTAVQQGREDLARRALEKKKTKMNQIEDLERQISDLQSQQDQLIEQKNELQSRIEEFRTKKETMKARHEAAKASSQVSEAITATGDEFEDVGRAIERAEEQTEDMEARAAAMDELHESGAFEDVLSDKDDIDRELEQLSTDSGVEAELETLKSEVGEGEAETEAQAADAETADADAETETEAESETEVDDAELTELEEDDQADVEAELAELQDEENA, encoded by the coding sequence ATGGGCATCCTCTCTCGGACCTCCTACGTCATCCGGTCGAAGATCAACTCGCTGCTCAACCGGGCTGAGGACCCGACCGAGACGCTCGATTATTCCTACGAGCAGATGCGAGACCAGCTTCAGGAGGTCAAACGCGGTATCGCCGACCTCACGACGCAGAAAAAACGCCTCGAGATGCAAAAGCGCCGGCTCGAGGAGAACGTCGAGAAGCACAACGAACAGGCCCGCACCGCGGTCCAGCAGGGCCGGGAGGACCTGGCGCGGCGTGCGCTCGAGAAGAAGAAGACGAAGATGAACCAGATCGAGGATCTGGAGCGCCAGATCTCCGATCTGCAGAGCCAGCAGGACCAACTAATCGAGCAGAAAAACGAACTCCAGAGCCGCATCGAGGAGTTCCGCACCAAGAAGGAGACGATGAAGGCCCGCCACGAGGCCGCCAAGGCGAGTTCACAGGTCTCGGAGGCGATCACGGCGACCGGCGACGAGTTCGAGGACGTCGGCCGCGCCATCGAGCGCGCCGAGGAACAGACCGAGGACATGGAGGCCCGCGCCGCCGCGATGGACGAACTCCACGAGTCCGGCGCGTTCGAGGACGTCCTCTCGGACAAGGACGACATCGACCGCGAACTCGAGCAGCTATCGACCGACAGCGGCGTCGAGGCCGAACTCGAGACGCTCAAATCGGAGGTCGGCGAGGGCGAGGCGGAAACGGAGGCCCAGGCTGCCGACGCCGAGACGGCCGACGCGGACGCCGAAACCGAGACAGAGGCCGAATCCGAAACCGAGGTCGACGACGCGGAGCTGACCGAACTCGAGGAGGACGATCAAGCGGACGTCGAAGCCGAACTCGCGGAGCTGCAGGACGAAGAGAACGCCTGA
- a CDS encoding cupin domain-containing protein: MGYNTATKTDPESVVPEEAGGMWFLKEELDSDHVGFSILELEPGADGMEHDETESGQEEIYYVVSGTVEVALTDADETVSLEADELIRIDPEESRQISNTGDERAKLVLVGAPL; encoded by the coding sequence ATGGGCTACAACACCGCGACGAAGACCGATCCGGAATCAGTCGTTCCCGAAGAGGCCGGCGGCATGTGGTTCCTCAAGGAAGAACTCGACAGCGACCACGTCGGGTTCTCGATCCTCGAGCTCGAGCCGGGCGCCGACGGGATGGAACACGACGAGACCGAGAGCGGCCAGGAGGAAATCTACTACGTCGTCAGCGGGACGGTCGAGGTCGCGCTGACCGACGCCGACGAGACGGTCTCCCTCGAGGCCGACGAGCTCATTCGCATCGATCCCGAGGAGAGCCGCCAGATCTCCAATACGGGCGACGAACGGGCGAAGCTCGTACTGGTCGGCGCGCCGCTGTAA
- the ric gene encoding iron-sulfur cluster repair di-iron protein — MESVQIDPDAQLGELVASNPEYARVFESLDIDYCCGGATSLATACEEADLALERVAERLDAAEAADDGASDREYEWDSPTQLANVIVWDHHRPLRRNLPDLEALVEKVADVHGDSHPELRDVEREVTALVDDMFHHIDDEEQNAFPIVKKLDTGTELTAAERAHIEDEIEHLEEEHAETADRLERINDLTDGYAVPEDACASYRSMLERLEALERETHMHVHRENNVLFPKAEALLAERR, encoded by the coding sequence ATGGAATCCGTACAAATCGACCCGGACGCACAACTCGGCGAACTCGTCGCATCGAACCCCGAATACGCCCGCGTTTTCGAATCGCTCGACATCGACTACTGCTGCGGTGGCGCCACGTCGCTGGCGACGGCCTGTGAGGAGGCCGACCTCGCGCTCGAGCGGGTCGCCGAGCGCCTCGACGCCGCCGAAGCGGCCGACGATGGAGCGTCCGACCGCGAGTACGAGTGGGACTCCCCGACGCAGCTCGCGAACGTCATCGTCTGGGACCACCACCGGCCCCTGCGGCGGAACCTTCCCGACCTCGAGGCCCTCGTGGAGAAAGTCGCGGACGTCCACGGCGACTCCCATCCGGAGCTACGGGACGTCGAGCGCGAGGTTACGGCACTCGTCGACGACATGTTCCACCATATCGACGACGAAGAGCAGAACGCCTTTCCCATCGTCAAGAAGCTCGATACGGGGACCGAACTGACGGCCGCCGAACGAGCACACATCGAGGACGAAATCGAGCACTTAGAGGAAGAACACGCCGAAACCGCGGATCGGCTCGAGCGGATCAACGACCTCACCGACGGCTACGCGGTGCCCGAGGACGCCTGTGCCAGCTACCGCAGCATGCTCGAGCGATTGGAAGCGCTCGAGCGCGAGACGCACATGCACGTCCACCGGGAGAACAACGTCTTGTTCCCGAAGGCGGAAGCGCTGTTGGCTGAGCGACGATAG
- a CDS encoding CDGSH iron-sulfur domain-containing protein, with protein MTRLVELEGTGPRKLDPDDIDDEKGDVAVCRCGLSDSFPFCDGSHRQTEGEADDETYVYEDGERRRVERIVTASDTDGDDGTGEDGSEDAATNT; from the coding sequence ATGACGCGACTCGTCGAACTCGAGGGTACCGGCCCGCGGAAACTCGACCCGGACGATATCGACGACGAAAAGGGCGACGTGGCAGTCTGTCGGTGCGGACTCTCGGACTCGTTTCCGTTCTGCGACGGCAGCCACCGGCAAACCGAGGGCGAAGCCGACGACGAAACGTACGTCTACGAGGACGGCGAGCGGCGGCGGGTCGAACGGATCGTAACGGCCAGCGACACCGATGGAGACGATGGTACGGGTGAAGATGGGTCCGAGGACGCGGCAACGAATACGTAG